The Jiangella sp. DSM 45060 genome contains the following window.
CAGATCGTCGGCGACCGCCTGACCGAACTGGGCGTGCGCATCCGGCTGACCCGGCGCGGCGTGCTGCGAGTGACGCTGCCCGGCGAGGGCGGGCCGGGCGGGGCGAGCCGGGCGGTCGTCGTGCACGCCGACACCATCGGCTGCATGGTGAAGCGGCTCAAGGAGAACGGCCGGCTCGAGGTCGTGCCCGTCGGCACGCACAGCGCCCGGTTCGCCGAGGGCGCCCACGTCACCGTCTTCACCGACGACCTCAGCGACCTCCACACCGGCACCGTGCTGCCGCTGATGTCCAGCGGGCACAACTTCGGCGACGCCGTCGACACCCAGGGCGTCGGCTGGCACCAGGTCGAGGTGCGGCTGGACGAGCCGGTCGAGAGCCGGCAGGACCTCCTCGACGTCGGCATCTCGGTCGGCGACTTCGTGGCGCTCGACGCCGCGCCGCAGATCACCCCGAACGGCTACGTCAAGGCGCGGCACCTCGACGACAAGGCCGGCGTCGCCGCCTGCCTGGCCGCCGTCAAGGCCCTCCTCGACGACGGCCGCTCCCGCCCGGTCACGGCGCACCTGCTGGTGACCATCGGCGAGGAGGTCGGCATGGGCGCCACACACGGCCTCGACGAGTACGTGGCCGAGCTCGTCGCCGTCGACAACGCCGTGGTCAGCGAGGGGCAGGAGTCGCGCGAGGACACCGTCAACATCGGCATGCTCGACTCCACCGGCCCGTTCGACTACCACCTGACGCGGCGGCTGATCGGCCTGTGCGAGAGCAACGAGCTGCCGTTCCGCCGCGACGTCTACCGGTTCTACCGCTCCGACGCCGCGCCCGCCATCGAGTCGGGCCTGGAGTGCCGCACCGCGCTGATCGGCTTCGGCGTCGACTCCAGCCACGGTCACGAGCGCACCCACCTCGACGGCATCAGGCGCACGGCCGAGCTGCTGACGGCGTACCTCACCAGCCCGCTGACGTTCAGCGAGTGGGACGACCGTCCCACCGGCGCGCTGGCCGACTTCCCCAGCCACAGCGTGCAGCCGGCCGAGCCCGAGCCCGACCGCTACCCCGGCCGGCACTGAGCCGGCGGCGTCAGGCGTCCTTCGCCTCGGCGGCCCGCGCCTTCACCGTCGCCGCGTAGACGTCGACGTACTCCTGGCCGGACAGCTCCATCAGCGCGTACATGATCTCGTCGGTGACCGACCGCAGCACGTGGCGGTCGGTCTCCATGCCGTAGTAGCGGCTGAAATCCAGCGGCGGGCCGAACTTGATG
Protein-coding sequences here:
- a CDS encoding osmoprotectant NAGGN system M42 family peptidase gives rise to the protein MKTLPIDEEYLRDVLLELLRTPSPSGRTDAVMQIVGDRLTELGVRIRLTRRGVLRVTLPGEGGPGGASRAVVVHADTIGCMVKRLKENGRLEVVPVGTHSARFAEGAHVTVFTDDLSDLHTGTVLPLMSSGHNFGDAVDTQGVGWHQVEVRLDEPVESRQDLLDVGISVGDFVALDAAPQITPNGYVKARHLDDKAGVAACLAAVKALLDDGRSRPVTAHLLVTIGEEVGMGATHGLDEYVAELVAVDNAVVSEGQESREDTVNIGMLDSTGPFDYHLTRRLIGLCESNELPFRRDVYRFYRSDAAPAIESGLECRTALIGFGVDSSHGHERTHLDGIRRTAELLTAYLTSPLTFSEWDDRPTGALADFPSHSVQPAEPEPDRYPGRH